The region TATTTGGATGTTTGCCGATTTTTCTCCTTGTTCCGACTATTACCATTCTTTGGTTTATGTTTTCAGCATCTATTATGTTACTTAGTTTTGCtgtttcttactttaaaaaataaatttaattctttaTAATTCTCACTACTCTTGGGACTAGTATCTTTTTGTTCTCCGTGCCCTCTAGGCAGCACCGAGCTGACAGGCAGCACCAATCTGATCACACACTACAACCTGGAACATTCCTATAATAAATTTTGTGGGAAGAAGGTGAAGGAGAAACTCAGTAACTTCCTGCCGGACCTGCCAGGAATGATTGATCTGCCTGGTTCCCACGATAACAGCAGCCTCCGCTCTCTCATCGAGAAACCCCCTATTCTTGGTGGCTCTTTTAATCCCATCACAGGGACCATGCTGGCTGGTTTCCGCCTCCACACTGGCCCGGTGAGTCCCCTCTTGGGGAGGCCTGAAAGGCGTGGAGATGGTTTCTCTCTCCAAGTCTGTTCCTCCATAACTTACTGAGCAGAACAGATGATGGGAGCAGAGCATTTTGTCCCTCCACTCACCTGGAACTTCCTTTGGTTCCTTCAGTTACCAGAGCAGTGTCGCCTGATGCATATTCAGCCTCCCAAGAAGAAGAATAAGCACAAGCACAAACAGAGCCGTACCCAGGATCCTGTCCCCCCAGGTAAGCAGCAGTTCTATTCAAAGACAGAAAACCTGGACCTGGTTGGACCatcctgtttttaaaaacccagttaGGTTCCTTACAGAGCCCCAGACTTCCCAAGTTCTCCTGATACTGGTATAAGGGTAATTAGGGTTTCCTTCAAGTAGAAAGCTGGAACAGTGCCTTAGCAGTGCCTCCCTTATCCTTTCTGGCCATTAGAGGAGCAGGTGCCCTTGACTAGGTTTTCCTGTGGTCTTCAGAGTTCCTAGCTGTAGGGAATTTTGAGTTCTACAGGTGATCGGCACACACTGTTTCCTACAGAAACACCATCTGATTCTGatcacaagaagaagaaaaagaaaaaagaggaggatcCTGAacggaaaaggaagaagaaagagaagaagaaaaagaaggtaggTTAGGGCTGTGCTGCTGCAACCCAGAGCCTCCCCGTCTCACCCTGTCTTTGAAGGTCCTTTGCCTCAGGTGGGACCCAGGATTAAAACCCAGGGCATGTTGCAGCTTTTTCCTGCACCTCCTGATGGAGGCCAAGGCTACTTCCTAGTTGTTCTCTTAGCCCTCCTCCCTTGTCTTCCCCAGAACCGACACAGTCCAGACCACCCAGGCGTGGGCGGCTCtcaggccagcagcagcagcagcctccgCTAACAGGACTCTACTGGAAGGGCTTTTCCTGCTGTCCCGAACCTGCTGACAAAAGCTGCCTTCCTAGGCCCAGACTCTGCCGTGGGAGCATCCCCTGTAACTGGGATAGAAGCCAGCTCCAACTGTGCTGGGCTAAGATTAACACATTATATGAGAAGGGCCCTGCTTTTGTAAAGCTCGGCCCAGTTGGCTTTCTCACGGACATCTCTTCCTCTCCCGGGAAgctttcttttcatctcttctgTGCAATTGGTCTGATTTAGGACATTGTCTGATGTTagggtttttctttaaaaaaaaaaaaattgcatttatcaAACTGGCTGAACTGTGGCTGCCTGTTAAGACGTAAGTGCCTTTCTATGTGAGAGTCAGGGTTGAAGCCAAGGCATTCAGAGATCTGTGGGGAATTTGGGTCTTCATTACATTATCTTATTAGCAGGCAGGGAGACCACCAAAATGAGATTGGGGAACATGGTCCACAAGTGAGGCAGAGCTTGCTAATACCTGTCCACAGTGGACACTTCACACTGCCCATCATGTTGAGAACCAAGCACCTGGATGAGATCTATACCATCTATCTGAAGAGCTGATCCAGTTAAGGCTCAGCTCCCTTCTAGGTCAATTTTGCATTGAAACAGAATAGCCAACTGAAAAAGCACCCACAGTAATCACCAGTGTACTTCAACAAGGTCAATTCCTGGCCAAGcctatgggttttgttttgtttaatctctGGCAAGCAAAGGTAAACGCTTCTCATCTTTATAAGAATCTTTGACCTGCCTCATTGCTTAggtaaaacaatgaaattattAGGCTGATGTGAAAACATTTCTAAACTTCTAAGACAGCCACAAAAAGGGAACCTAAACTAGCAGAATGTGAAAGAAATTCCTTCATTGTTTACAGCAGGCCAGGTAACTAGAAATGTCCACGAGAAAATCCAAACTATTGTAATCtgactttaaataaatttgaCACAGAACAGTTAAAATCTGTTGCTATGAGCCAAGATTGTTACTAGATCAGTAGGTGGAAAACCAGTCATTGAGCTACAGTTTTAATCTAGGATTTCAGAGCAAGGGTGTATATACTTAAGTCACGGACAGTGAAAATAATGGGTTCTGGCAGGCTTCCGGAGATGTAGTGTCTGAGGCGGCCTATTTAAAATTAGGGCACAGCCTTTTTGCTTTCAACAAACAGAACAGACACCATGAGCTACCAAACTGGAGTGCCAGCCACATCCAGGCAGTCTCCCTCTAATGGGCTTTCATCCCTTGATCATCCACTGTCTCACTTCTGGCTACATCCAAAGAGCTTACTGTCCAGAGACAAAATTCTGTATTTAAGAACTGTGGCAGTCAAGAATTCTCTAAACTTTGAAATGACAAGGAGCTGAGGTGGTCACAAAAggtttcttctaggaatttttaaattaaatcaccaaaataaaaacagaacctgTTGTTTTAAGTGGTTATTCTCTAGTCCTGCCTAAAGGTGGGCCAGGACCAGGGAAGCTTACAAGGTTTTCTTTATAACTTCCCACCAGAGATCATTCACCCTGCCTTAACCAGACAAAATAACACAAGTCGGGGGAGCTGGTTAgatcaggatttctttttattccttgttGGTTTAAAATGGctaatcagaataaaaaataaaagggcctCTGTCTAGAGGCTGGGGTCTCCCCTATTTAGAGGTTAGAACCCAGGTACCCCCACTACCCAGCACCATACTGAGGTGGGCTGAGGGGTAACCCCCAAGGGACAATTGGAGGGGCCTAGGCCTGCCACTCCTTCTCTCTATCCCGTTTTTGGCATGTGATGAAAAATATTGCTTTTTGGATTCATCTCTCCCGGccttggatttaaaaataatgtgaaccATGTGAGTTGGGGGAAGGCTCTGAGGGGACTAGAGAGGCCCACCCTAATCCCTCTCCCCCAAGAAGGGGGAGGTTATCCAATATTGTTTCTGGAGCTCAGCCAAGCTCTCTTCCTGATCTCCCCACCACCACTGAAGTCATGGGGCTGTGACCCCTTTCTTGGGGAAGCTAAGTGCCAATGAACCTAGAAAACTAACTCTCCTCTCCAAGTCCTTCCCTCCTCTGACCAAGACCCCAGACTCGCCTCTCTGGAGCTTTCTTTCCTGATCACTACGCACCCACACCAGGGGGTACACTTTCCTCAGTTGGTAACTGGGACAAAAGAGAGGGAACCACTGGGAAAAGGAAGACTTTGATGGATGTCCCCGCTGCTTTCCTGCTGGTCTGCGGAATGGGAAGAGTAAGATACCCCTCCTTCTACATATCCCTCCCTCATTTTCCCATCCCAGGATAGATATAgaatttctttgatatttataatatatatatatgtatatatatatatatatatatatatatgtacacacacacctggtaacgcagagaggaaaaaaatagaatccgtaacaataataaaaaaaattatttctggtttAAAAATGATCTGGTTCCCTCCAGAGCGAGCAATTGCACAAATGTCCACTGAGTCTGGTCCAGGGGTTAAGGAGGGGGAAGGTCTTAAAAGGTGAAGGGGGTTGCTACCCCAGTCTCAGGGCCCCAACTCTCCGACTCCCCAACCCCGCTGCATTTTATGAAACGCTCCTCATCCTCTTGGAATcggtggtttaaaaaaatgtccatgcAGGGGAAGGGAGCCCCTTGAGGAAAGGAAGGTGGCCACCTGGGGCCCTTTGGTGTAGGCGCAGAGGcgtggggggaagggaggtgccGAAGGCTCACACGGAAATCTCATAGGTGGTACCACCCACCCCTGACACCTTCTTGACTCCGCCCCTTGTGGGGCTGCTGAGAGGTTGCTGGCCTGGGCCAGGGGAAGCTGAGCCTATACTCTTGGGCTGCCCATTTGATTTGCTGTAGGCGGTCTTGAGCTGTACTTCATCTctaggaagagaaagagataggCGTCAGGAAGTGGGACACAAACAGAAAAGGGACAGTTTTAAAGGTTATGAGAACAAActgacatactttttttttttctacatatatactTTCTTACCCAAACATTCCCACCTATTTCACTGCCCTGCTTAAAACAAACCTGATGCCCTATCTCCGCTCTTTATTCCTTCTCTGCAACAGCAGCTATCTTAAATACAGACTCTCaggaaaatacatacattttgggAAGACAGGATTAAGACAAAAGTATGAATCTTTAGGCTCTTAACAGGAATAGCCAGGAAGGCAGCTGGAGTGAGTGAAAGGAGCTTATCTACAAGCAGCCACCTCTGAGTCCATGTGCACCCAAGGGAAGTCATGCTATCTTCTGTAGGACCCTATGCTAATTTTAAGTCCACTGAGTTTCAGGATGGACATACATACTTACTTGGGTGTCAGTAATGGCTGCAAGGCTACTTCCTCTGCCTCAGAGACACCAGCTGGGGCTTTTTGGCTGCTGTAAGACATAGATCGGCCCAGGTACGGGGCAGTTGGGCCTGGTTCAGGGGAACCTAGTCCCCGGCCCCTTAGCCCATCTGGCTTGCCAAAACGGGGGGCAGCTGGGCGTCCCAGTGGAGTCTTGACCAAGGGCGATCTCTTTGAATCATCTGAGGAGGAACTAGTACGAGGGGCATGGCCTGAGCCCGGTGTTGACTGAATGCCTGAGTCCCCCAAGCCTGGTTCTTCCTCAcggcctgggagtgggggtgactggcgTAGCAGCTTCTCTCGTTCCTGGAGGGAGGCCACAATATGGCGCGACAGATTGTCGTACCGGACTGGTGAGGGCTCTCGGTGTGTTGGGCCGGTTGGCACCAAACGTGGGTGCCTCTCGGCTTCCCGTTGCTGGGCCAGCCGGGCTGACAGGAAGGGAGAGGTGTAGCCTAAAGGTGGGTCTGGCTCAGGCCCTGCCTGCACTGACTCAAAATCAGGGCTGTCTGAAGGAGTAAGCAGGCTGTCATAAGATAGGCTTCCATTGCGTGTCTGGTTGGCCAGGCTCTTATAGGAGGTGGAGGTTGTGCCCTCTGAACGAATGGATTGCAACTGGCCCAACTCAAAGCCAGTGCCCTGGGCTGACTTGAGGCTGGAGGAGCGTGAGCCACTGGATAATGGATCGAAGTGAAAGCTTTTGCCAAAGGTGGGAGAACGAAAACTCTCTGGCTCCAAGCTGGGCTCTGAGCGGTAGCTGGGATGGCGGCTGCTCTCTGCAATTGAGGTTGGCTCCTTCAAGCTGTCCCCACGACTCAACtgagggagaaaataaagcatGTTCTTAGTGCTCCTCCTCTTGTGACAGATGCTGGGCCCCAGAGCCCAAGCACTCAGTCAAAACCGGTATTTGGCATGTGCCGCCAATATGCTTAGAACTCTCACATGCATTCATTCTCTTATTCAACACCTAAAGCAAACCCACAAGTTGGAACAAATAGTATCTCACTTTAGAATGCAAAAAAGGAGGCTTAAAGAGGTTAATTAACTCGCCCATGATGGGTTTTGAACTCAGTTATGATGCTGTGATCAGTGCTTTTGCCTAGTATGCTACGTTACCCCCTCTGATGAAGGACGCACTGTCAAGGAGATTCAATCCCATTAATGCCAACAGTCAGTAAAATGTCTTTGGTTTTTTGCcccttccctttgcctcttccttcccttctccgaTATTCTTTTTCCCAGAACAGCTGACACACATCACAACCCTCCTTCCTATAGAGTGCTCAGTACCTTGGCGCTGGAGGAATGAGGCATGGCAGCTGATGTACTGCTGCTACTGTAGCCCGGCCGATACTTGTACATGGTAGGTGTGGGAGGGCTGTCCTTGCCCAGGAGGCTGCTATCTGCAGGAAAAAAGGCCCGGAGACACCACTTTATAAGCTGTTCTCTTAATCTGGGCAGAGTTCCTTAAAATGCAGAGGGACAACAAGGTAGGAACAGATACACCAGCAAGAGAAAGGTCCCAGGAACATGATTTGGCTGCAGTCAAGACTACAGACTCATACAGGCCCAGAACTCAGAGTGAGAAAATGTGCCAAACACATCTAGGATGTTTGCTGGTCTATCTAAACACTGATAGTTCCCTCCCCACAAAAGTCCACTCCACTGCCACTAGCTAAGTGCCCTCCCCCCAGCTGTCCAAAGTGGCTCACAGCCCACCTGCTGGGTATTCTCAGGCACACTGTGAGGAGCACCTCCCAAgccctgcctgcctgtcttctCCACAGCACACAGGAATCTTGCTCCTGCCACTGCTCTTACCCTCATTAGCAGCCAGGGTGAGGTGCGTCCGTAGCCCTGTGTAACGGCTTAGGTCTGGCTTTGGAGGAGGTGGAGGTTCAGCATCTGCAGACTGGCTCTCTGTGACCTCCAAGCTCCCCTTAGACTGAGTAAATGAGGGAAAATCAGATTTGGAGAACTCGGGGTAAGGACAACTGAAAGTATTAAACTGCTGTGAGAGGGATGCTGGGGCAACAATTATGTATTTCTAAACTGGGGCTAGAAGATAAGAGAGCCATTCAGGGGATGACAACAGATGAAAGTTTTCAACAAGGGTTTAATCCTGtcacttatttgttcatttccacCAACAATTTGTTGAGCTCCTATCATCTGCAAGCTGCTATATTAAATCCTGTGAAGACATGAAAATGAACGGACTCAGCTTCTACTGTCAGTGGACCTACAATCTAACGGAAAAAAGAAGATACGGActtaagcaattaaaataaaattttttaaagtaactccACACTAAACACAGGACTTCCAACTCACAACCCCGTGGTCAGGAGTCGTACACTctaccaactcagccagccaggcacccctacacttAAGTAATTTTTAACACAAGTTATCAGAAATTGAGAAACACCGTAAGGGCAATGTCAACTGAAAGCAAGTTTCCATCCCTTTGCTGTGAAAGTCCCCAAGTTACCTCCTTTACTTCCCTACATTCCTCACCTTGCTTCTCCTCAGCTCTCCCTGGATGCCATTGTCCATGATCTTCACAGTTATCTGCCCATCTGACACTTCTGGTCGGAGGAAGGGAGGTCTGATGAcaattgtcttctctttctttggtctccCCAAATACCTGAGTGTCAAGAGTGAGAGGgctttccttcattcattctaaAATATCTAGTGGCTGCCTATCTTGTGTAAAGCATTTTTACAGATACAAGAACAGTCCGACCAAGACCATGGAAAGCTCATCACTGAACTGATTTCTTAGATTCCCTGAAGAACTGCACCAAGACAAGGCAGATCCCTAGCTCAAGCCACTCTAGGGTAAATCAACTCTCAAAGGAGAGTAACCATAAGACCTGAAGAATACTAAGTGAATTCAGGGGGTCCACTAAAGGATACCATAGCTCTCCCTTACAGGCACTTTCCGGTCTTTAAGAACCCTCCCTAAACAGCAGTCTCCCAtccaacccccgccccccatgcaTACTAGAACAAGCACAAAGACCAATATTTTGACCCAAAGTGAACACCCGACCAATGGGCTGGGTGTACCTGGGTGCTGGAGAACTGCAGAGCACACGGCTGACATTGTTACAGCAGCCATTGGTGAAGGGGTTCACACCGCCTCGGAATTTACCCGTAACCTAGAAGAAGGAAAAACGAGCCACATCAGTCAGATGATGGACCTTGACCTCCAAAGGCCAAAACACAAATTGATAACCAATTATTGTGCACCCACTATTTGGGAAATACAAAAATGAGTAAAACACAACTCCATCTTCAAGAAGCTTATGGtcgttgggatccctgggtggctcagcagtttgtttgtttgtttatttatttattttatgatagagagagagagagagatagagagagaggcagagacataggcagacggagaagcaggctccatgcaccggggggagcccgacgtgggactcgatcccgggtctccaggatcgcgccctgggccaaaggcaggcgccaaaccgctgcgccacccagggatcccggcttagcagtttagtgcctgccttcagctcagggtgtgatcctggagtcctgggatcaagtcccacaacaggctctctgtgtggagcctgcttttatttatttattttattatttatttatttatttatttatttatttatttatttattatttatttatttatttatttatgatagtcacagagagagagagagtgagagaggcagaggcagagggagaagcaggctccatgcaccgggaacccgatgtgggattcgatcccgggtcttccggatcgtgccctgggccaaaggcaggcaccaaaccgctgcgccacccagggatcccctctctcaatatttaaaactaaGATGATACACATAATAGGAAGCAGGTAAGGTCAGCTTTATTATAAGCACAAAAATAAGCCTTTCCCTTTAAGTGGCTCTATGAGTTTTCTGAGGGCTGGCCCAGGTCTACTATTGTTTCTAGACACTTGGAGCTCAAACCATCCAGTATACAGTGAGCATTCTGCAAATGTCCATTAACTAAGAAATGGTTCTGTTCTCGTGCTTTCATAAGAAGCACGGATACTTCATCATGAAAATTGTtcatcaggggcagcccgggttgctcagcagtttaacgccaccttcagcccagggcctgattcgggagacccaggattgagtcccacgtcaggttccctgcatggagcctgcttctccctctgcctgtgtctttgattctctctctctgtgtctctcatgaataaatgagtaaaatctttaaaaaaaagaaagaaaagaaaagaaaaaaagaaaagtattcatCAGGCATCCATCTGTGGAAGCACTCCACTACACTCATCAGAGGGCGAAAATTCGCATGCCCAGAGCTACAGGGGTCCTCCATCACTTCTCCCCATACCTGTTCATTGGTTGTGCGGCCCCTAGCCACCAGCACCACATGAAATCCCGTGAGGCCAGCTACAGGGATGAAGAATAAGCCAGCCACACACATCACTGCCATTCTAAAGCCAAAGAATCAAGGAGAACAGAGCAGCATGATCTCACCATCCCCGTCCCCTACAAGAGCCACCTTCCCTTTGACCCTCTGCTACCACAGCGCTCgactttcctcctcctccccactcccaaatCCACAACCCACAGAAGGATACGTGACAGCCGTGCGGACCCCTGAGAGTTCCTCCATGTGGTAGAGGACATAAAGGAGGCCAAAGCCAAACACACCCATGATGTGCGCTgtcagagagaggaggaagaggaagaaatagcgGTAGTTCCGGCGACCGATACAGTTGTTCACCCACGGGCAGTGATGATCAAACTCCTACGggcaaaagagaaacaaagagaagcatCCTTCGACCACAGCCCTGCATCACTTGTGTCAAGAAGGGGACCAAATGTCAGAACTGAAGGGATGTTTTCAGTAATAAGCAATCATGTTCACCGTTTAGTTCCAAATTAACAACAGACTCAGGCACTTTAATCTTGCAAGGGAAGACCTTCTAGAGGCTGATCAAAGGCCAAGGCCCCCTCTCAGAGTTTATCCAATATAACTAAGGAACTCTGAAAGGGACGAATATCAGAGGCTTTGCAAAACATCAAGATTCATGAGAAAAAGAGGCCTAGAAGGAAAGCCTGGCAGGCAACTGCTTACAGCTAAGTAAAAACTGATTGAGGAAAAAGGGTTACAAAATAAAAGAGGATGCAGaagaacaagcagggagagaaatAAAGCTGCAAGATCTGAATGCAACAGCACGATATAGAGGATGCAAGAGACAACACAACAAGTCCAGGACAAATCACCAGAAAGATGAGTCAGGAAGGCTAGAGTTGGGAAAGCCTATTCTCACTTAGAGTCCCTCCTATAACAGAAGAATATTTATGCTCTACTTCTCATGTTTACATCATTGATGTTAATACTCATGGACAGAGCTAGAACACAGTCCAGATAGTCAGCCAAGGGTATACTGTACCCAAGGCCCAGAACACAGAGCATTCAATTCTTATTCAATGGATAGGAAGATTACCCAGATTATGCATGCATGACTCCCCTAGTTGGGGTTCTTACCTCCACACAGTTGTCACAGACACTGCAGTGGGAACATCGAGGAGGACGGTAGAAACGGCAGGTGGCACACCACTTCATGCGTACCTGGATGCCCTTAATCTCCACTGTTTTATAAAGGGGAGCTCGGAAGTCATCTTCCTTGTCTTCATCCTCCTCAGCTGTAGCGAGGAAAACTCAATTAAAATACAACTATGCCAGACCTGTACTAGGCACAAAGGATGCagtgatatttaaaatacagcaatacagccacttaaaaaaattaaaaaataaataattaaaataaaataaaataaaataaaataaataaaataaaataaaataaaataaaataaaataaaataaaataaaataaaataaaataaataaagctactgCCTTCGAGGAATTCAGTCTACTGGGGAAGAGAGAACAGGAACTAGTAACTAATACTGTGAGATCAGCTCTACATACAACAACACTATGGGAACACACTGGCAATGAGGTTCAAGAGAATATGACTCAGAGATAGCTCTGATACGGGTATGCTGACACTTGGTTTTATATactatgaatgtatttttaaagaaataatttacatatcaaaGCACATATATAATGAGCTTGCATAATAGTTCAACATCTACAAGTACACAAAAACTATAGCAATCCAAGAGAAGAACTAACAGCAACCTTTCCTTCCATGCACAAACCCCTTCCCTAGGAGAGGATCTTCCCCAACTCTATTAATTCCCTATATATTTCAGTGTTGTTTGCTGGCTCAAGATGTTCTCCTTAACTGCATGCCCTTTCTATTTCAATTATCAAAAATTCATGATCCTACTTCAAAACTTAAAGGGCACTATTTGCCTTCTCAACTACAgtgtacaaattttatttttagaacgtctgggttgctcagtggttgaacgtcttttggctcagggtgtgatcccagggtcctggaatcgagtcccatattgggctccttgcagggagcctgcttctccctctgcctgtgtctctgcctctctctctctctctctctctctctctcatgaataaataaataaaatcttcagggatttaaaaaaaaaaaaaagttttcttttaaaggaaaaaaattacagtgctacttattttaaaatttctgatctcgggatccctgggtggcgcagcggtttggcgcctgcctttggcccggggcgcgatcctggagacccgggatcgaatcccacatcaggctcccggtgcatggagcctgcttctccctccgcctgtgtctctgcctctctctctctctctctctctctctgtgactatcataaaaaatttaaaaaaaaaaaaaataaaataaaaaaaataaaataaaatttctgatcTCTCCACACCACTATCTACCAGAAGTGAGCACTTTCTCTTCTATATGGTTCTTTACTCTTACAACTTAGCCCAGCATAGGATAGTTAGTCATATAAATGTCTTCCCTTTCTTTATAGACTGAGCTATTTGAAAacaaggaactttaaaaaaattatcccaaatgACCACAGTAATGCCTTCAATatagatcaataaatatttaatatataaacattaaaagcTCATTAAAATAGCcctccttgaaaaaaataaataaataaaatagccctCCTTGGCTTGAGGGACTCCACGTTCCTTTGGTTCAACTAATCTTTGAGACAGAAgccacaaataaaattaattaattaaaaaaaaaaaaagaagttacaaataaaGCACAGTGATACAGGCTTTGTGAATACAATGATCTCAGGAAAACCTCATTTCTCCAAAGTTGCCATCCCTATCCACACCTCACTCTTAGAAGTTACCTTCACGTTTGAGAGAAATACTAGTTATCAGCAACAACCCTTATCAACTTCTCTCTACCTCTAAGGACAGTTCTGACCCTCACCTCTTCTGCTAGAACAGTTTGCTTCTTCTGCAAGCTTAACCCCTCCGACATGCAAGGGAATGTACGTCCTCCCTCTAGCAGGTAACTCTTCAGCCAATGCTGGTCAGATCTGACCTTGGTTCTTTCCTCATCTTCTACTTTCCCTAGACAATCTTACTCCTGTTGCTTCAAACACCACATGGCTGAAGCCTCTGAGTCCAAGGTCTCTGAGTCTGACTCCTGATGGTCACTGGGCAACTGTACCTGAATGATCCACACTACCTCAAGTTCAGCGTGTCTAACAGGCTATCTTCCCTCCAAACCTGTTCAACATTCCTGTAACCCCTATCTTGGTTTCTAAAAATCAGCATCCAACTTATTTCCCAATTAGGCGCCTTGAGATTACCCAAAACAATCCCTTCACTCTCTCGTTCTCCCCCAATAAACATATGGTCGTGAAGAAATCTGTTGagtctactgaaaaaaaaaaatctctaaaatccAGCCTTGAATTCAAGTTCTCATCTGGTTTACATTATTGCAATAGCTTCCCAAAAGGTATCTGTACATTCTTACAAGAATGATTTTTGTAAAGGAAATCTGATCCTGTGATTCCTCCAGTTAAAGATCTCTTGCTGTCCAAAGGAAGAAATGTAATCTATTTAATTTAGTACATAAAGTCTTCCACAATTTGGCTGTTTACCTCCTACTCCTTCTGGCCCGACCAGGAGCTTTATCTTCCACCCCACTGAGCTCAGCACTAGTGGCATGTACTGCTTCCTCGGCCTAGAATGTGCTTCCCTACCATCCTCCACTCGAAGTCTTTCCTGTGTCCTCCTTGCAGCATTTCCCCAATTTAATGGGGGCAGATATAAGCACACCCTTTTATATGGTCTCACAGAACCTCGTTCATGCCTCCACTACAGTTCACACCACACTATTATAACTGTCTAATTCATCTTAGATTATCTTTGCCCAACCCATATGCTCAAAATGAATCTCTGCTCAATGAGCAACTGAAAATCAAAAAGTTGACCCAAAGTGAATTAAGAGGACTAGAAGTTATGACACCTATTCTGGAAGACTCTGACCTGCTTTTCATCATCAGACTACAGACATATCCGACAACCCCCAGAGTCCTAAGGCCCAGGATTAAATGCGTATGTCCAAAAACCATTATATTTGAAAGGTAGTTGAGGAGTGTccaagagaggagagggagctcTTACCTCGAGGGAAAATCCCTGGGTCCATGAAGGTGGCCATGCTGAAGTTGGCcagcacaaagagaaaaacaatcgcATTGTAGATGGGCACTGCAGGTGACACACAGAGGCTTAGTCCTGGACAGCTGCACAgataacaaagaaaatgagaggcTGCCCCTAACATTTGGGACACCGACCATATAAAAATCTGAAAGTTTCAGTCCCCATACCTATAAATTACGTGTATTTCATCTCTGCTGTCTCAAATGATCTTCATCCTTCCCAACAATTGGGTCTAGTTTGCCCACAGAAATGCTCATTT is a window of Vulpes lagopus strain Blue_001 chromosome 11, ASM1834538v1, whole genome shotgun sequence DNA encoding:
- the MED19 gene encoding mediator of RNA polymerase II transcription subunit 19 yields the protein MKTTDARHWDRAGAEETMENFSALFGAQADPPPPPSALGFGPGKPPPPPPPPPGGGPGTAPPSTAATAPPGADKSAAGCGPFYLMRELPGSTELTGSTNLITHYNLEHSYNKFCGKKVKEKLSNFLPDLPGMIDLPGSHDNSSLRSLIEKPPILGGSFNPITGTMLAGFRLHTGPLPEQCRLMHIQPPKKKNKHKHKQSRTQDPVPPETPSDSDHKKKKKKKEEDPERKRKKKEKKKKKNRHSPDHPGVGGSQASSSSSLR
- the ZDHHC5 gene encoding palmitoyltransferase ZDHHC5; translated protein: MPAESGKRFKPSKYVPVSAAAIFLVGATTLFFAFTCPGLSLCVSPAVPIYNAIVFLFVLANFSMATFMDPGIFPRAEEDEDKEDDFRAPLYKTVEIKGIQVRMKWCATCRFYRPPRCSHCSVCDNCVEEFDHHCPWVNNCIGRRNYRYFFLFLLSLTAHIMGVFGFGLLYVLYHMEELSGVRTAVTMAVMCVAGLFFIPVAGLTGFHVVLVARGRTTNEQVTGKFRGGVNPFTNGCCNNVSRVLCSSPAPRYLGRPKKEKTIVIRPPFLRPEVSDGQITVKIMDNGIQGELRRSKSKGSLEVTESQSADAEPPPPPKPDLSRYTGLRTHLTLAANEDSSLLGKDSPPTPTMYKYRPGYSSSSTSAAMPHSSSAKLSRGDSLKEPTSIAESSRHPSYRSEPSLEPESFRSPTFGKSFHFDPLSSGSRSSSLKSAQGTGFELGQLQSIRSEGTTSTSYKSLANQTRNGSLSYDSLLTPSDSPDFESVQAGPEPDPPLGYTSPFLSARLAQQREAERHPRLVPTGPTHREPSPVRYDNLSRHIVASLQEREKLLRQSPPLPGREEEPGLGDSGIQSTPGSGHAPRTSSSSDDSKRSPLVKTPLGRPAAPRFGKPDGLRGRGLGSPEPGPTAPYLGRSMSYSSQKAPAGVSEAEEVALQPLLTPKDEVQLKTAYSKSNGQPKSIGSASPGPGQQPLSSPTRGGVKKVSGVGGTTYEISV